A genomic window from Camelus ferus isolate YT-003-E chromosome X, BCGSAC_Cfer_1.0, whole genome shotgun sequence includes:
- the MOSPD1 gene encoding motile sperm domain-containing protein 1, translating into MHQQKRQPELVEGNLPVFVFPTELIFYADDQSTHKQVLTLYNPYEFALKFKVLCTTPNKYVVVDAAGAVKPQCCVDIVIRHRDVRSCHYGVIDKFRLQVSEQSQRKALGRKEVVATLLPSAKEQQKEEEEKRIKEHLTESLFFEQSFQPENRTASSGPSLLTVFLGVVCIAALMLPTLGDVESLVPLYLHLSVNQKLVAAYILGLITMAILRT; encoded by the exons ATGCATCAACAAAAAAGACAGCCAGAGTTAGTGGAAGGAAATCTTCCGGTGTTTGTATTTCCCACGGAGCTAATATTTTATGCAGATGACCAGTCAACACATAAGCAAGTGTTGACTCTGTATAATCCCTATGAGTTTGCCTTAAAGTTCAAAG ttttgtgtACTACTCCAAATAAGTATGTTGTCGTTGATGCTGCAGGTGCAGTAAAGCCTCAGTGTTGTGTGGATAT tgTGATTCGCCATAGAGATGTTCGATCCTGTCACTATGGTGTAATAGACAAATTCCGCCTCCAAGTTTCCGAGCAAAGCCAAAGGAAGGCTTTAGGAAGGAAAGAGGTTGTGGCTACTCTTCTCCCATCGGCAAAAGaacaacaaaaggaagaagaggaaaaaagaataaaggaacacttaactgaaagtttattttttgagcaGTCATTTCAACCAG aaaacagaactgccTCCTCAGGACCTAGTTTACTGACTGTCTTCCTGGGAGTGGTGTGCATTGCGGCTCTGATGCTTCCCACGCTGGGGGATGTGGAATCGCTGGTGCCTCTCTACCTCCACTTAAGTGTGAATCAAAAATTAGTAGCTGCTTATATCTTAG